CCCCGTAGTCgacctgcagccacagccctcGTGTCCCGTGGGGTTTGGGAGCAGCCAGCCTCTTGCAGGGCAGTGGCCAGGTCCCCTTGCTGGGGATCATGGCACACACCTGCCAGacaaggagcagcaggctgGGCCCTGTCCCGCAGCCTTCACTTACATTGCCCACATAGATGGATCGTTGGTCAGCCTCCACCTTCCCCTCGGTCATCCTCTGGAACAGACCTGCAGAGATGGAGGCTGCGCTGTCACAGGGGAGCCCTGCAGTGGGAGACAGGCTGGGCATCCCCAGCCCCGCACTTCAGCCTCCTCCTTCACCCGTTGCCCCATCTCTCTTTGCGCGAGAATAACACAGACCAACTTCTTCACAGCACCTGAAGGTGCTCAACTCAATTACCTAATTGAAATTAATTAATCAACTGCATCTCAGCTTGCAAAGGTGGGAGGTGGATAAGACATGTGACAGCACCACACTGTGCCTGGCACCCTCTCCCTCCTCCACATCAGGTGCCTGGTCCCAgctggtgtggggctgcccacaggggcacagcagcacaccccagccccactgacACCCCATGATCCTGGggaacacagcagcacccagggacAGCCCGTACCTGCCTCTGAGCCCATGAGGAGGCAGCTctcagcctccagctgcagctccttcagcctcttatcctcctcctccatctcacGCACTCTGGCTTTgatggcctccagctcctggaACTCAAACCACAGCTCGTGCAAGCAGCACATGGCACAGACCCACTCCCCACCTTGTGCTGCAGCAATGGGCTTCCAGACAGGGGACAACAACCTCAAGTAAAGGGAGttcagctcccagctccactTGTGAGAAAAACCAGTTAATATTTCCTTCCCTTATGCTTGCctacaaagcagtgctgcaacAGAGGTGTCCCAGCAGCAAAACTGCCAGAGGGAACCGGAGATTGAAGCTAGTGGTGAACAGGAGCCACTGACTTCAGCTCAGCCAAGCAGACATTCCAGCAGGGaaaggcaaacagcagcagagtgaCTATTCAATTTCCTGCTTCTCAACTCAGGGATTTTAATAACAGGAGCCCAAAATTACTCTTAATTTTTTGAAACACTTAAAGAGAGATGTAGGAGGCAACCTATTTCCTTATAGAAAAGGGGAGAACTGAGTCCACATTCGGCCAGACACTCACAGGGTCCTGCACACCCAGCTCCTCCACGCTGTCCTCCTCTGGGTGGCTGTGGTCTGAGTCATCatctgcagccctctgcagagctgccacctCCGGCACATCCCAGGAcgctcctcctgctgccatggATGCTGGGTCCTGCCACCAGATCCCAGAGGAGTCCAAGAAGAGAGGGCTGGGCAGAATAGGGGCAAGAAGTAACTCAACAAACAGCCATTTAACACTAAAACAAAAGCACGATGTTAACCAGGCAAAGCTTTAAGGGTGCTTCcagccaaaggaaaagcaaccaCCTCCAAAGCTGCTTGCTCTTGATTCTGCATGTAGGCTTGcaacaaaaccccacagctgAAACAGCAAGTGCTACTGAGAGCTCTCCGGTTCACTGTCACTGCCCAGCTTAAGAAACTGCACAAGGGAGCTTCCTTTGAGTCAAAAGGCCAGGGCCAAACACCAGCCTCACAGGtggcagggcagcagaggacaaacagagaaagcagcagggcATGCTGCCCCAACCCAATAAGTGCAAGCTCACAGTCTCCCACTCAGGGAGGAACCCTCGGCTCTGAGAGCACTGGGCAGCCTCAGCACCCCCTCACCAGCTGCGTCCCCACGCCCACCACGCAGACCCACCTCGCCTTGCCCGCAAACATGCCGCTTTCCCCGCGCAGAGCCGCCGACGCCAGCAAAGCAGCGCCGCACGCAGACCCGCCGCTGCCACGTGCGCCTTTCCCGCCGGCGCGCCATTTTCATACATCAGCAGCCAATCACAGCAGGGCCCCGCCCCGTGCTGGCAGAGCGGGAGGCGGCCCCGCCCTGGGCTCGGACCTCGGGGCTGCGAGTTCGAGACCCGGCGTCGGCCACTGCCTCGCGTGTGCATCTGGGCGAGGTGGGGACGAAACGCGGGGACCCCCCGGGTTTTCTCCACTGCCCCCCGCTGCTGCTCTGGATGCCCAGAGGGAGGGCAGATCGTAAGGAACAGCAAGTAATGTCCACAGCTGGGATGCTCACGGGGATTTCCCGACCCCCCCAGACTGGGGGCAGAGGGTGCGGGGTACCCGGCACACACCCAGGCTGCGGAGACCTCGGGTTGATATTAAATCGTCTTTTATTACACAGATACAGAGATAAGAACAGACAGAACCTGAATCATAAAGTTTACATCTTTCACAGGTCGAACATACAGTACACGAAGAGAAAGCGGGGAACagcgcggggagggggggagggacagcATGCCGAAGGAAAGTCCTACCACTCTGTGTCTGAGTCATCTCTCTGTGCTGGCCCCAAAACCACTACCAGagctctgccctcagcccccagccctggggacccccactgtccccatccccgtggCTGGTGTGGCACTGCCGGGGCAGGGGGGACGGCAGCACGACACCTCCCTCGcggtgctgtgctttgcatggCATCAGAGGGGTCTCtgaggagagctgctgtggatGATCCCCATCCCCAAAGCCAGGCGAGGAGCAGGGGATGCTCTGAGTATATGGGCCAGGGGCGGCGGTGACACCGCTgggggctgcccggggaggtttGGGGTCCTGGAAGCATTGCTGGGAGGCAGCACTTTGGTTTCAcgtgggttttggggtgggggatACATGGCcccagtgcagtgctgagggaTGGGAGTGAGCCATTGCTGTGCCTCCTCCTGCaccccaaagcacagctctgccgtCCCGTGGAGTCAGAGACCTCGGGTGGGATGCCCCCATGCCATGAGCCTCACTACAGCCATGACACGGGGATACCCAAAACGGGAGCAGGTGGCTGCAGGGACCTGAGCTGGCACAGGGCACCCCAAGCAGCACCCAGGATGTCCCCAGGGCCGTGCAGTTGCACCAGGACCACACGGGACAGCCATCTGCCACCTCCCGGGTGCCACAAAGCCACCAAGGGACACCACCAAGGCATCGCATGGGGTGCGCCTCCCCGTCTCCATGCACATCCCAGCACCCGTTTGGAACAGAACCCTACAGAAGTGCCCCACTTTGGAGCAGAACCCTACAGAAGCACCGCTGCTCCGGCCACCCCCGCGGCCGCCGTCCTCCCAGCATTGTTATTTTTGGGAAATATCACACTTTAAAGCTGTCGTTCTGGTTTGGACATCCACACcgcccatcccctcccctcccacctccccttccctccctccctcggCTTTTGGTTTTGATGCAAGGTTCGTTAGggtatttttattgtttaaaaaataataaaaaaataattaaaaaaaaacaaaaacaaaaacaacccacaaagcGAcgggaaaagaaataattaaaaaagaataataaaaaaagaaagcaaaacagaaaggagtTGGAAACGAGAGCAGACGCCGTGTAAGTGCTCCCGTCCGCTGTTTCCCGGCGAGGCGGAGGTAGAGAGGCAGAGCCCCGGCgcagggtggggagggggcacacGGGGTCAGGGGGGGGGACGGACACCCAGGGAGCAGGCGGCCCCGATGGGAGCACCCGCAAGACTCTTATATATTACCTCTTCTCAGGAAACGTAAGAAAAATAGACAATATTACATATGTCACACCATAAATAAAGTGAACAGTCACGCAAGGGGCCCCCGGCACGGCCCCCGGCATGGGGTCTTGGGGTGTACACAGACTGGCAGTGGGGCTAGGGGTGGGAGATGGCACCATGCTGTGGCGTGGTATGGCATGGGGCACCacggcatggcatggcacagcatgacATGACACA
The sequence above is drawn from the Gallus gallus isolate bGalGal1 chromosome 11, bGalGal1.mat.broiler.GRCg7b, whole genome shotgun sequence genome and encodes:
- the PABPN1L gene encoding embryonic polyadenylate-binding protein 2, which encodes MFAGKASPLFLDSSGIWWQDPASMAAGGASWDVPEVAALQRAADDDSDHSHPEEDSVEELGVQDPELEAIKARVREMEEEDKRLKELQLEAESCLLMGSEAGLFQRMTEGKVEADQRSIYVGNVDYGGTAEELESHFNICGRINRVTILCDKFSGHPKGYAYIEFEQKSSVKAAVELDESIFRGRVIKVLPKRTNMPGISSTDRGGRRGHFQARGGLIPRWGYYGGQPVRLRGRTYRGRARLLPWYFPY